A stretch of DNA from Ranitomeya variabilis isolate aRanVar5 chromosome 1, aRanVar5.hap1, whole genome shotgun sequence:
TGCGGTTGTGAATATATTTGGAAATGTGGAAGCAGAACACCCCAAAAACATCTCTCACGTCAACTTTTTTTTGTCAAGAGTTATTTTCTGAGCTGTACAGCAAAACAGAATGTTTTTTACGTTGGTTAGAAAATGACATTCTAGAAGGAAGACAGCATAATTGTGTCACTGAATTGGCCATTCAGCTCTGGATAGTCTggaccagggccagactggccatctggaaaatgccagaagggcctgtctggtcatgggctcccttgtctgctatgttaacagaatcagtgttctcaagatacccatactgttaagagttgtgatggagcacaaagttgctgactccatcacttaccctagcaggccacgggtatcattagaaatattggtcttgtagaaaatcttcctttcctccatccagggtaatattagtaatatatcccatctagtgcttggggatggggacaacatgggcctgtgtgatttcaaatgccaggactgaatttcagccccagtccatacctggtctGGACCCAACTCCCATTCAAACACACAATGCAGCGGGATTAGGTTTAGCAGTCCACAGATAGGTTACAATGTATGTCACTTTGTAGCTGGTTCAGTAAAAGATAAATCACTGGAGCAGTAAGTTTTCTCACAAAGAATTTGGGGGTTTTAAGTGTGTTCTTCAGGATTCCTTCAAAGGACAATAGAAGGGACATCCTGTAATTTCCATTGCTTTGCTGCATATGGGACCAATATGGGCAAAGCAAAGTTTGAACAGTTGCAATTCTAATAGCATCTTGCCTTACATTTCCTAGGTCTCCCTTGATGGGTGGTATTTAAAGGCTTTGTTTCCTAAACCCTATACATTGGCAGTGGCTACTGTTTACTTTTATTCTGGGACCAGTATTTATGGAGAGAAACCAAGGGAGAGAGCTCTAAGAGCCGAAGTCTTGTTGAGAGAGAAAGGCAAAGTGGGAGGCACTTTAACCTTGTCTTCTGTGATCATTAACCTTGCAGGGATATGCAGCAATCACCTCACTCTGAGTTCAGTTAGTTGAAAGCAGCTTCAGAGAATTGATCTATCAACTCGACATCTCACAGGGATTTCCCTTCCCAAAAGGAAAAATGAAATTTCAGAACTTATTTTACATTCTATTTATCATCCTGATAAGTCTGCTTCTTACTCTTGGACAGAGACCTGGtaagaaaacttattttttttttacgttttacatTTTTTAATGGTAATATTGACTTTGAAAGttggctttttttgtttgtttcacactttttaacATATTTCTCCCAGTATTTATGCATCATCCATTTATACAAGCAttgtttcacaaaaaaatgaaaataaaaaatgaaaatacataTTTTACATTGAATATTGATGTCTTATAGATTTTGTGTCTGCACCTATTCCCAAACTTTTTAGCCCTGTAGAGTTTGGGTATAAAGTAGAGATTATTCATTGTTATATACACATAGATTTTAATTGTATATAGAATGGAACAGAAACCTAGCCTCATAGTAAGGTATAGACTATAGTGTTCCTATGCATCACGTTAATTACTTTTTACTATTCTTTTTTAAAGTACGGTAgtaaaagttttttactttttttgctgtCATTTGTATGTTTATTTTCTGGTGTTTTGAGATTGTAATGTAATATGGTAAAAGAAAGCCTAAAATTCTAAATTAAAGCAGGTATACATTGCTAAAGAATGACACTTATAGACATTTGGAGTCTATAGAAAGCAATCCTGGATCAGTGACTATGCACCTGATATAATAGATAATGCATGGGGAATGTGAAGTACTTCCAgctctgcatcattttggtcaaataCTAGAGTTAAACATTTACTACTCTATACTAACTATGGAGAACAGTGACATATGTTATACATAGCAATGGGCATGATTAGAAGTAGAATATTGATTACTGTATAGAGAAACCCTGATGGGACAGTATTACAtgatgctagtagcattctgtgaaAATACCCCTTTGCGGATCTCTTTTGCTTCACAAATATTTTTTGGACGTCCCTTTTCAACCCCTCAAAAATCCCATTTCAATTAATCTAAGATGTTGGTGTAGAAGACCCCTCTACTTGTTTTATGAATAGGTACGTTGGCTAGACTACATATGGCCCAGCACTTAGCAATTAGCCAGAATAATGCTCCAGATCGAACATCTTTAGCCTTCTTGTACATCCTCACGCTACATGACTAGGTCAAACGCACAAagagcaaaaatgcaaaaaaaacattaCGGCTATAAATCTTCTAATAAAGATTTAATAAATATTCCATAACACAGTTCCAAGCGCTTaccgtatatactgtatagtacatAACTAGTGTTCTTCTAAGTAATAGTGCATGGTACAGCTGTAGCGGAGCTGAGTTTTCTAATGTAGTAGACTATGATTAtactatgtctttatgttttttcataGAACTGGGGATTATATTCaccaattaaatggcaaattgagaGATGCTACCAGTGTACATACAGCCTATGAGATGTAATTAAAGCACAAATATATAAAACAATTAAGGCAAGCTTTGAATTTACACTTCACTATATTGTTGGAGAAAATGCCTAGAAGCCATGTCTTAGTACAAGGAACTGCACTCTGCATAACAAAATGGAGAGCATGGAGGAAGGAGTTTATAGAAGAAGATTACAACAATGTTCTCTAGGATGGGTGGAATATGGCCTGTTGCCTAACAAAGGTTCAGTAGAATACAAATGCATATCAAATGGTGACGGGTGCCAGGCACAATAGCAGGAGATCAACATAGATTTAAATCAGCAGCTCAAAGAAGTCTGCAGTCCACCTGGTCAATAAAAGTTCTATTGCATCTTTGTACATTTATAGAGGAGGCACCAAGTGAGGATCTAAAACACGTTTCTATCCATTTGGTAAAAAAAATAGTTGAtgtaatgcagaaaaaaagatttaggTTATTTTATCCATGATATGTTCACACTTCATTGTCTACTCCGTTTTTTTAAAATCAAATAGAGTGTTCATATAACTGATGTAAACTGGGGGCAGAGGAACTCCATTGATTATTTTGGGGTCAAGCTGTGTTCTTTTATGTGTCTATTTTTGTTAACAGAAAAAAAAGTTATGCGTGCTATGTTTTTTCTTCTGTCCTAAAAATGGACACATAGTAGAAACCAGAAGGGTCCAAATAATGATCAATAGGTCTCCTCCATTTCTGCTCACATCAGTTAATCAAAACGGCTCCATTTTTCTATTGCTCAAACCAGAACAGACAAACAGAATGCCTGAATGTGAAGTGTGAATGTTGCCGAAGTGTAAAAATCTAAGGTAAGAACCATGGCCACACTACAGAAATGTATTTTCATAAAATAAGCCATGCATAGTTCAATTATTTTTTACCGTACCAAAACAACCATTTGTGGGCAGACATAATCTATTGCTCTTTGGAAAAGCTGATATATGGTATTTGGCATATGGTATACCGATGGATGGTAAATAGAGATAATAAAATAATGCTGCATTTCTACTTGGTTCTGCTGGAATTGGCTGTATGATCAGTAAAAACTGTCTGATTTTAGAAAGAGAAACTTATGTTTAATTATTTATTCCCACAGGAGATAATACACTCTAATATGTCTTCATGTTTTGATGAATATTGCCCAACAGCGGTAATTATTATAAATAATAAGTATGTTCAATCTCTCCTGCTCCAGTGCCACTCATCTGGTTAAACCCACTAGTGCTTCTGTCACATCCATCAgatagctgcagccaatcactggcctcagcggtTAAATGCTGTACATGCAAGTGTGATCGCTTAAGCCAATGATTGGCTGTGATGTAGTATATTTCCTGTAGGACAAGCAAGGATCACCAGAACGGTGGTGTTTCAGCAGAGGTGGATTGACAagtcatacaggtgcttctcacaaaattaaaatatcgtcaaaaagttaatttatttcagttcttccataccaaaagtgaaactcatatattatatagagtcattacaaacagagtgatccatttcaagttttttatttctgttaatattgatgattatggcttacagccaatgaaaacccaaaagtcattatctcagtaaattagaataattagcaaaacacacctgaaaaggcttcctaaaAAGGtcttttagtctgtttcagtaggctccacaatcatggagaagacggctgacttgacagatgtccagatggcagtcattgacacactctacaaggaggcgAATCCACAAaaaatcattgctaaagaagctggctgttcacagagtgctgttttCAAGCATataaatggaaagttgagtggaaggaaaaagtgtggtagaaaaaggtgctcaAGCAACCGGGACAaccgcagccttaaaaggattgttgAAAAAgatcattcaaaaatttgggggagattcacaaggagtggactgctgatgaagtcattgcttcaagagccaccacacacagacgtatccaggacatgggctacaagtgttgcattccttgtgtcaagtcactcatgaccaatagacactgCCAGAagaatcttacctgggccaaggagaaaaatagctagactgttgctcagtagtccaaggtgttgttttcagatgaaagtaaattttgcatttcatttggaaatcaaggtcccagagtctggaggaagagtggtgaggcacacagtccaagctgcttgaggtctagtgtgaagtttccacaatcagtgatggtttggggagccatgtcatctgctggtgtaggtccactgtgttttatcaagaagaccaaagtcagcgcagccatctaccaggaaattttagagcattccatgcttccctctgccgataagctttttgtagatggaaatttaattcttcaACTGGTctgaaaacaacagtatcactgtgcttgtttgGCCAGAAAACTGCACTGACCTTACCCCCATAGAAACTCTATGGGGtatttcaagaggaagatgagaccccagacccaacaatgcagatgagctgaaggctgctatcaaagcaacctaggcttccataacacctcagcagtgccacaggctgatcgcctccatgccacgtcacACTGATatagtaattgatacaaaaggagccccaaccaagtatcgagtgcatttactgaacatacatttcagtaggccaacatttcagattttcaaatcatttttcaagctggcgttataaagtattctaatttactgagatagtaacttttgggttttcattggctgtaagccataatcatcaacattagcagaaataaatacttaaaatagatcactctgtctgtaattacTATATAATATAGGAAATTCACTttatgtattgaaaaactgaaataaattaactttttgatgatattcttattttgtgagaagcacctgtagttgttATTATATTTTGAAACTATTCCTTCTTTTGGACATCTTTTTGAAAATCCCAAACAATATCTTTAAAGGAATGCACTTGGCAAAAGTGATAATCCGTGTTATGACTAATGCAGAGTCCGCAAGGAATTAAAAGAGAGAATCCAATCCCTTTGTCAAGCACCGCTCCTCGGCCCTGCCGTAATCAAAATATCAGTCAATAGGCACATCCTTATTGATGTCCACAGACTAAATATTCATAACGACTTATTACTGTCCAGATCTGAGAGCTTTCTATAAATGTACCCAGTACAAGTACTCATCCGTGATTAAACCTACATGAATATAGGCTAGAAAAAGCATCAACGTACATTAGTACAACTTAGAAAAAGGAAGCTGGGCACAAATACGGCAACCCTCAGCTCAGAGTTTTTGGACCCTAAATGTAATGAACGATGCTCTTATTCACTCACAGCAAATCGAGTTCTTCAAAATAAAGTAATTAAAACAAAGTATAAAGTTAAAGggctattctcatctccaagatcctatatgtagtaggtataataataataataataataatgattcacTATATCTCTttccttaggtatccatagttacgaccacttatatagtgacagttagttagttagtttctagtggtcgtaaccatggatacttaaggtcctgcaatgcctgcacatgaggaaagagacataacgaatcagaaaaacgatactacatttctaattggggttatttggtaatattattattatgtcatcttctacatattgagataggatcttggagatgggaataccactttaaagGCAACCTGGATGGGTATTTACCTCTATAATATATTAGGAGCTATTTATCAGCCTCATAATAACATTTAGAACAGTAACTTTATTACTAGTAAGTGTAGTCTGTGTTGAAACAATGTTTAATCCCGCTATGCGTGTACCCAGACTAGTCTGGGAGCGCCATCACTCATCCCTGCTGGTATCACACTCACAGTGGCGCAATTGAGAAACTAGTGTATGCAAAAAGAAAGGCAAAAGGGACTTCTTCTCCGCCTTGGTCTTCCTGCACACACTAGTTTGTCAATCACACTGTTGTGAGCATGACAACAACAAACTGCAGGACTGAGTGACGGCACTCCCGGAATAGTCAGGATTCATACATGCCAccactaaacttttttttttcttttttttacacacacacacaaaaaggatTATTAAAAATGTTCTTGTAATTTTATTATAAAGCGCTCCTAATAGATTATAGGATTATATCCCTATGACAGATTCCCCCTTAGAGCGCCACAGCTGCTCCCGGTCATATGCAAAACGGCGTCTTCACCATTTTTCGGTGCACCTTCGGCTTCGTGATGCCATCTTGTAAGCGCAGCTTGAGACTGGCCAGAAGTCAGAAGCTGGGTCAcaagttctcaatgtaagtctatgagagccagaatgaagcTCTTATAgatttgtattgaaaagtgacctccacgCAGCTTCATGAAACACCGTTACATGTCACATTTCGCCTGAGACCGATGGGAGCAAATCTGGAAAAAGATGAAGGCGGCAGCACATGAGTATAAGACAGGGGACAGGGGAATtaaatttaaagcaccactccagcgatgCAATAAAAACACTAGAGCGGTGTTTTAAATTAATTTTACGATCATTAAAATGTAAAGTATATACATGATATCACATCGCCACTGTAAGGCAATTTTCCTATGATTTACATTTTGCATATCAGTTGGAAGGGGCCAACAGGAAGTACTGGGTTCATTCTTTAGGGTTGAGAGTCTACCACATGAACCCAATCACACTTCATTGAGCTAAAGAAGAACAGGAACTTCTAAGTTGACATGTAAAATGATACTGAAACAAAAAATGCTGATCATGAAAAAAATACAACAGACACCAGACATGTCTAAGATCTGTCTGTCAATGTCAGTAGAACAGGCAGACCATTTAGTGAGTGTCGAAGGGTCACCGGATGGCAAATATTGGGTTGTTGGATTTCTCCCTGTTCTTAGGGAAAATAAACTACCTCCAGATATATCCATTTAGAACACATGCACACTTGGCAGAACTGAGTGTGCACTTGTATGAAGTGTAAGGAGTAGAGATGAATGCATAGATCCATggaggattaaagggaacctgtcacccccccccccccccaggcgtttgtaactaaaagagccatcttgtgcagcactaatgctgcattctgacaaggtggctcttttagttcttggtgctgtaactgcagaatcgattttgcaatttgtccaaaatatcttgaaatagtcctgggggcaggtctttcccccctaatgcaGATGCAGCACTGccgtcactcatgccctcttggcgccgcctcctcagccttgttttcaactgtcccggcgcctgcgctgttatcttatgccttgggcatgtgcagttagcgctgcccatcttctgacataatttgatgtcttgctgactgcgcctgtgcggtcgcgctgcctgagatcccgccctgcagtgtgaataaatcagaagacactgcggggcgggatctcgggcagcgcggctgcgCAGGCAcagtcagcaagacatcaaatgatgACCTGCCCCAGgacacaaacgcctgggggggtgaccggttccctttaagtttgattCAGATTTCCTGAAATTCGCTCTTTCAAGCAGACTTGAATACTTGCAGTCTTCAATTCGCAAAAGAAAACTTGcccagcaccatttcccacactgatgAAGCATCAGTGAGCTGGCTAACTTCTATTTGTGTGGCTGCACTAGCTTTGCCATAATGCCCTTCAGCTATGCCATTTAGTGGATTTTCACACCGTTACATTAGTGGTCAGTCACAAATCAGCATTCCTGGTGGGGCACGGTCAGGCACTGAACTGGCAGATTGTACAGCAGAGTCGATTTGCAACTTCAGTTTCCACTAGGTAAGTGGAATAGACAGGACATGTTGATGATTCTCTCTCCCCTTTACAGTGTGGAAATTCAGGCAAATTGATAAACTGGAAATCGAATTCTATTGGAAAATTTGGTGATTCcagcaaattcgaatttcaaacgatttgctcatttctagtcagaaaGTATTGACATTGACTGAATAAGTGTACAGACATCAGCTGCCTAACGTATACAGCCAGCTTTAGGGGCCAGCAAACTACCTTTATTAAATTCACCTTATTTTATCCCAGAACATATGAATTTGAGATCAGAGAAATTGTTCTACTGCCAAAGCAGTACTataaaaaaatcgtatttttaCCACAATTGTATAAAAAAATGATGATAAAACGCCTTTTCCACAAAACCATATTACAATATTTATACATAATTCTATTTGATCCTTTCCTTTTAGACTTTGTAAGCTTTCTATTACCATATGTACCACATCTAAATAGTAGAATTATTTTAAAGGACAACCCTGGGCGTAGAAGAATATGGATGCTTGCTTGCATGTAGGCATAAAaaattgccgtgtgcactactggaaaggaaggtgctaaggttaggttcccacaccttcttaaaccataatcaaaaagaacctagcactcaacttgatgctttagagtgagttttattgtagtggtactcaaaacgtttcggtcctacacctggaccttcgtcagttacgtacTGCAGAGTATAAAGGGGGACCAAAGGGTCAGAAGACACACAGGGGCGGCGTCTTACACAAGAACCAGACAGGAGCGGTACTGTGGAGACCGTGGCAGATTGTAttgggagcagacgcggattccaccgctggtctcacCAGCCGTTACAACTGCACAATATGGATAAAAATTTGCAtaattgtgaaataaaaaaaaaaattgttgaccATATGTTAGTATAATGGTTGTGCAATGTACACCCTACTCTCATCAGATGCATATGGTCCCTTTTCTATTTCTATTTttctatatacagggtgggccatttatatggatacacctaaataaaatgggaatagttggtgatatcaacttcctgtttgtggcacattggtatatgggagggggaaaacttttcaagatgggtggtgaccatattCACAGCATAGAAGATGTGAAGCATGTgacgatacaagatgtgcagcatctgaaacaactgatactggaagcctgtgctagcatttattTGCGgtgttactatcagtgtgtcaagagtgggagaagagggttgcattgacgatccaacacaatgggcagcactttgaacacattttataagtggtcataaacttgtatataactcatgaaagaataaagttacgttaaaaccaagcacgccattgtttttcttgtgaaattctcaataagtttgatgtgtcacatgaccctcttcccattgataaaaataaagttggatccaaaatggccgacttcaaaatggccgccatggtcatcacccatcttgaaaaattttcccctccgatatactaatgtgtcacaaacaggaagttgatatcacgaaccatttccattttatttaggtgtagccaTATACATGGTCCACCCTGTACATTTAGACACATTTGTCTAgtgaatgatttaaaaaaaaattgagaaattgATGGAAAAAATGTAAATGTAGGATGATTTGGAACATACAAGAACATTTCATCATTGCATTTATTTCTATTTCTGTATTCCAGGCAGGTGAAAGTATTAATACAAGTCATTATATGGTAAAGCAGATGAGTGCACAATACACACTTATCATTGACTGCAAACATGTAAAATTAATGAAATGTGTGAAAGCGTGTGATTGCTCCATTTGCTTCGTAGACTAGATTGATCAATTATATAGCTGTAAATGACATGACAACAGAGTGCCGGACAGGAGTCAGGGCAATCACAGAGCACTTCAAGATAATATGACATTTTTATTAATCTAGACTGAAGACAAATGAAGATTTTCTATATTTTCAACTGTGTATTTATTGCAGCAAACCTTGGACCACGGAGAAGACCCCACAGACACAACTGTTTCATGAAAAGATGTATGCCTCTCCATTCCAGAGTGCCCTTCCCTTGATGTAGGTATGCAATACCCCATTTAAGTCATTAACACTTATTAGCGTTAATGGATTATTTTTTTAGTTGCTGAAATGATTGCACCATTTATGTACACTTTATATCTGTTTCCTGTAAAAtctatctacattgagcaatggttGGTGTGGAGAGGAATTATGTTTCTGGTCAACGTATTGCTCTTCATATAACCTCCATGCTGTACGGACCTATAATATGACGCTTATAGAAGTCTATAGGGCAGAAAGGAAATGGTGTCATGTTCCATCAACTGACGCACTCAGCTACATATTCATCTGAGTTTGTATTTTCATTTTCTGGACCACCACATGTCAGGTGGCAGTGCCGTCTGACAGACCTCATTGGGGTCTTTTGGGATTTAACTCCTTCACGCCGCagccttttttcatttttgtgtttctgtttttcgctccccttcttcccagagccataactttttttatttggccatgtgatggctgtttttttgcgggacaagttgtactaccATTGATTTTACAATGttgtgtactcgaaaacaggaaaaaaattccaagagcggtgaaatagcaaataaagtgcaattccacaactggtttttggatttttttttaccatgacccgccattatgattctccaggtcattacaagtttgtagataccaaacatgtataggttgtttttttatttaaatggtgaaaaaaatccaaagtttgttgaaaaaaaaaaaaaaagcatcattttCCGAGGcctgtagcgtctacatttttcatgatctgaggctgagtgagggcttattttttgcatgccgagatgatgtttttaattataccaaatTGGTCTGGATACTATCTATTGATCGCCGCTATTGAATTTTAATATAATGtgttggcgaccaaaaaaagtaattctggccttTTGACTTATATTtcgctacgccatttaccgattggattaattctttttatagcttgatagatctggcgattgtgaatgcggtgataccaaataggtgtattttttta
This window harbors:
- the APELA gene encoding apelin receptor early endogenous ligand; its protein translation is MKFQNLFYILFIILISLLLTLGQRPANLGPRRRPHRHNCFMKRCMPLHSRVPFP